One region of Chanodichthys erythropterus isolate Z2021 chromosome 24, ASM2448905v1, whole genome shotgun sequence genomic DNA includes:
- the lrrc10 gene encoding leucine-rich repeat-containing protein 10 — MWTEKMGNVVRGAVAFMPSERCQRFLVGDLKEMPLDRTLDLSSRQLRRFPIRASAFNELVKLYLSDNHLSNLPSELRNLQKLQLLALDFNCFEELPLVVCSLVQLNILYLGNNRLYWLPKELQQLTELKTLWLETNCFSKFPRVICELPNIKTLHLGYNQLRSLPSELGRLEELRSIWLAGNLLNDFPPVLLKMHYLEVIDVDRNRIRQFPSLAYLRGLKLVIYDHNPCVNAPVVAEGVRRVGRWADSSDDEEDEGDGKVAKANVNVQGSLEDNE; from the coding sequence ATGTGGACCGAGAAGATGGGAAATGTCGTGCGGGGTGCCGTGGCCTTCATGCCCTCCGAGAGATGTCAACGCTTCTTAGTAGGCGACTTGAAGGAGATGCCGCTTGATCGTACTCTAGACCTGAGTAGCCGGCAGTTACGTCGCTTTCCCATCAGAGCTTCTGCTTTCAATGAACTAGTCAAACTCTATCTGAGCGACAACCACCTGAGCAACCTGCCGTCAGAGCTGCGAAACCTTCAGAAGCTCCAGCTTCTAGCCTTGGACTTCAACTGTTTCGAGGAGCTTCCTCTGGTTGTATGCAGCCTCGTTCAGCTTAACATCCTCTATCTCGGTAATAACCGACTGTACTGGTTGCCGAAGGAACTGCAGCAACTCACTGAGCTTAAAACGTTGTGGCTGGAGACCAACTGCTTCTCCAAGTTCCCTCGAGTAATATGCGAGCTTCCCAACATCAAGACCCTTCATTTGGGCTACAATCAGCTACGTAGTTTACCATCAGAGCTTGGGCGACTGGAGGAGCTGCGCAGCATCTGGCTAGCAGGCAACTTGCTAAATGACTTCCCTCCTGTGCTGCTGAAGATGCATTACTTGGAGGTGATTGATGTGGACCGCAATCGCATTCGCCAGTTTCCGTCGCTCGCCTACTTAAGAGGCTTGAAGCTCGTCATCTACGACCACAATCCCTGTGTTAACGCACCCGTGGTGGCTGAGGGCGTGAGACGGGTAGGCCGCTGGGCCGACAGCTCTGATGATGAGGAAGATGAGGGTGATGGAAAGGTTGCCAAAGCAAATGTGAATGTCCAGGGATCACTGGAAGACAATGAGTGA
- the fnbp4 gene encoding formin-binding protein 4: MGKKTRTGTGRRTILQLSPPGPNRSATGAAREDGVASGSEDEPEGNTDGQREVNVVMKTPAVKATQGLSLLGAYEDSEEEDAAENISSATKAKHNQSADIDSTLANFMAEIDAITTQPDQTTESGTEPSAPAPTPPRPEPKTDQQTQEFQYDTQYSLAGAGLEMGDWQEVWDENTGCYYYWNTQTNEVAWELPHYLADQMQSLHHTGSSSVNGNGVAHHSSYTEQSVAAAPASKRETKKKEVIESVVALTSEEEERRGVAATLLAPLIPEEVKEAEEKWRKKVLATEETVEAAQELEGEGTPSLNSPALRDTDSQSNQRSRNHSAESSDREEEAEEDTMELELALERKKAELRALEEGDGSAGGSSPCSEASQDGPRNVLLKKSKWKTAFLRAPSPDSSSRGSDKAGWATPEHSDNAHSKTAEKQEDDEKEKPVSKALQKEEEDLKFQIGELANTLTSKMEFLGIDKKTISNFQLMLLQTETRIADWREGALNGNYLRRRLQEAAEHIKHYELNATPKGWSCHWDREHRRYFYVNERTNASQWEFPVVEEEDEAKPPLPPTAAPGDTSQPSAETTGAITGTSLGDVQSYWLAPQPPQPPLPPLPPDVPPPPPTEQPPPPPPPPESPPPPPPPPLEDDGEIEEVEMEDEDSEPPAPGTEEFKAAEAAASLALMAKGQKRKAPGSVPLPKTVTIGSSPILYAQPIATAAPLLVGNAYWGMTATVAPPLPTESIVPPMPALPPQPPPPAPQPPSVLEPVNKVLTDKTKKLKKEKTKKSKTKMPSLVKKWQSIQKELDEEEKSSSSDEDREQLNSRRIEEWKLQQLSTGKAGKNANFEALPEDWRERLLKKRKMQSS, translated from the exons ATGGGGAAGAAGACTCGCACAGGCACCGGCAGGAGAACCATATTACAGCTCTCACCGCCGGGACCCAACCGCAGCGCCACGGGAGCAGCCAGAGAGGACGGGGTCGCCTCTGGATCCGAAG ACGAACCTGAGGGTAACACAGACGGGCAGAGAGAAGTTAATGTAGTAATGAAGACTCCAGCTGTGAAGGCCACAC AGGGTTTATCTCTGCTTGGAGCTTATGAAGACAGTGAAGAAGAAGATGCGGCGGAAAACATCTCGTCTGCCACAAAGGCGAAACATAACCAGTCTGCAGACATTGACAGCACACTTGCCAATTTTATGGCG GAAATTGATGCGATTACGACCCAACCCGACCAGACAACTGAATCGGGGACAGAGCCAAGCGCACCAGCCCCAACTCCTCCTCGACCCGAACCCAAAACAGACCAGCAGACTCAAGAATTTCAATATGACACACAATACTCCCTCGCAGGAG CTGGGTTGGAGATGGGTGATTGGCAGGAAGTGTGGGATGAAAATACCGGTTGTTACTACTACTGGAATACTCAGACCAATGAGGTGGCCTGGGAGCTTCCACATTACCTGGCAGACCAGATGCAGAGTCTACATCACACTGGCAG CTCATCTGTAAATGGCAATGGTGTGGCACATCATAGCAGTTATACGGAACAGTCTGTTGCAGCTGCTCCTGCATCTAAGAGAGAAACCAAAAAGAAG GAAGTAATCGAGAGTGTTGTGGCTTTGACCAGCGAGGaagaagagaggagaggagTGGCTGCTACTCTTCTTGCTCCTCTCATCCCAGAAGAGGTGAAGGAGGCAGAGGAGAAGTGGAGAAAGAAGGTGCTGGCCACAGAGGAGACTGTAGAAGCGGCCCAGGAACTAGAAGGAGAAGGCACTCCATCTTTGAACTCCCCAGCTCTCCGGGACACGGACAGCCAGAGTAACCAGCGCAGCAGGAACCACTCAGCGGAATCTTCCGATAGGGAGGAGGAGGCAGAAGAAGACACCATGGAACTAGAACTAGCactagaaagaaaaaaa GCTGAGCTTCGTGCCTTGGAGGAAGGTGATGGCAGTGCCGGTGGTTCGAGCCCCTGTTCTGAAGCTAGTCAGGATGGTCCTCGTAATGTACTCTTGAAAAAGAGCAAATGGAAGACGGCCTTCCTCCGTGCGCCAAGTCCTGATTCGAGCAGCCGGGGATCAGACAAGGCGGGATGGGCCACTCCAGAGCACTCGGACAATG CACATTCCAAAACTGCTGAGAAGCAAGAAGATGATGAAAAGGAGAAGCCTGTATCCAAAGCTCTTCAAAAGGAAGAAGAGGACCTCAAG TTTCAGATCGGAGAGCTTGCCAATACACTCACCAGCAAAATGGAGTTCTTGGGAATTGACAAGAAAACCATCTCAAACTTTCAACTGATGTTGCTGCAAACGGAG ACGCGGATCGCAGACTGGCGAGAGGGCGCTTTGAACGGAAACTATCTCCGGCGTAGGCTGCAAGAAGCCGCAGAGCACATAAAACATTACGAACTTAACGCCACTCCCAAAGGCTGGTCCTGCCACTGGGACAG AGAGCACAGGCGGTACTTCTATGTGAACGAGCGGACCAATGCTTCCCAGTGGGAGTTCCCAGTCGTGGAGGAGGAAGATGAAGCCAAGCCACCCCTGCCGCCCACAGCTGCGCCCGGAGACACTAGCCAACCATCTGCAGAAACCACTGGTGCTATAACAG gAACTTCCTTAGGAGATGTGCAGTCTTATTGGTTGGCTCCCCAACCGCCTCAGCCACCATTGCCTCCGCTTCCTCCAGATGTTCCACCCCCTCCACCTACGGAACAACCGCCACCACCCCCTCCACCACCTGAATCTCCACCTCCACCCCCTCCACCACCCCTTGAGGATGACGGAGAGATAGAGGAAGTGGAGATGGAGGATGAGGACTCAGAGCCTCCGGCTCCTGGAACAGAAGAGTTcaag GCggctgaagcagcagcatcTTTGGCACTTATGGCTAAAGGACAGAAACGCAAGGCCCCAGGCTCAGTCCCGCTGCCCAAAACAGTCACCATCGGCAGCAGCCCCATTCTTTACGCTCAACCCATTGCCACAGCTG CCCCACTTCTTGTAGGTAATGCTTACTGGGGGATGACTGCTACAGTTGCACCTCCTCTGCCTACAGAAAGCATAGTCCCACCAATGCCAGCCCTGCCGCCCCAACCGCCTCCACCTGCTCCACAACCTCCAAGTGTCCTGGAACCCGTAAACAAAGTCCTTACAGATAAAACCAAGAAACTTAAAAAAGAGAAG ACAAAGAAGAGCAAGACGAAGATGCCGTCCCTTGTAAAGAAGTGGCAGAGCATTCAGAAAGAGCTAGATGAAGAGGAGAAGTCAAGTTCGAGCGATGAAGATCGAGAACAGCTCAACAGCAGACGCATCGAGGAATGGAAACTGCAACAGCTTTCAAC AGGGAAGGCTGGGAAGAACGCTAACTTTGAAGCACTGCCTGAAGACTGGAGGGAAAGACTgttaaagaaaagaaagatgCAGAGTTCATAA